CGAGTCCCAAAGTTCCTTCTTGTCTCCCACAATTGTGCGGTACCGAATGCTCGGTTTAGTTCtttgttttgtatttttttcGAATCTTAAGGAAACTGTTGATCTCGAATCCAACGGTCACGAAAGCCGCGATGCTGATAGGTTATTAAGCGGATTTGAGCGGCCAACAGCGACGCAGTATTCGAAATTGGGCGAGCGGCGGGAGAGGCGCGAGAGATGGCGGAACAGCGGCGGGGGAACCAGCAGCAGCGCCACCACCACCATCCGGCGGTGGACGACGTGATGAAGGTCTTGAGCAGGGCGAGCCGTGACCTCCTCCTCGTCCAGCGTCAGCTAGATCAGGAATTCCAGCGTTCCTACCCCGACGACGTGCGTGATCATAGGGTTTTATCTGGTCTTGTTGTTTGTTATTGATCTGGTTCTGATCTCCTTGGCCTGCAGGTCAATCCCTGCAAGATTGTTGCTCGCATCAAGAAGATCCAGGAGGACTTGGTCTCGCTCAAGGAACTCTGCCGCGAGCTGCTCGCTGAGAAACaggttcttctttctctttcttccgCACGCAACAATTAGGGGGGGGCAGCGAAATGATCTAGTAGAAAGCGAAAGTTATCATCTTGGAGCATATGGTGTTACTTGTTCTTTGGGCTCTTTGGTTTGGTATAGATATGTGGGCGTACGAAGAGTGTTCGATAATATGCACCTGTTTGCAGCCTCGGTTAGAGTAGCACCAGAGATATAAATTGACTTCTTTTAAGACAAGGAAAAATCTAGCAAGTTATCTTTGAATAGGAAACCTGATTGATAAGTATACGATTCACATGAAACTACTGCATCCCTTATCACTACTAATCTGTCATGTTATCTCCATAGGATATCAGTGTACAATGTAAATGGTGATCATTTACCATATTTTGTAGCTCTATATGTTGCTGGGTCATCTGCTTCGTGCTTCTAAGTTGGCCTTTTGTCACTAAAATATTGATAAGACTCTGGCAACAAACTCCACTCAAATTGCGAATAAACTGTCTGCTCACCGTTTTCGTCTGCAGGATTTAATTGACAAAACAAGATCAGTTTTGGTTGGGCAAAGGCATTCATTGCAGATGTTATTGGCTTCTTCTGGTCTACCTTCAATGAGTGAATCTGATGACATGGCATACGCAAATTTGAACCAGGTGATGGATTCTCTGTTTTTGTTTATTCATTCTGATAAATTTTAGTGTTCATTCTCATATCCTGTTTTCATCTTTTAGTAAACTTTTCGGAGGTTCATCAAATATTTTCCGTTTAAGCTTCATAATCTGTTCTTCATATTTTATGTGACTCTGTACAAGCAAGTCATAGGCAACCATTAATTGAACACTGTGAAATGCTCCTATACAGAATAGTATCAGATGAGGTTTGAGTCTTCAGAAGGGCAAATCGTGTTATGTAAGGCCTGTTAGATGGTTAATGCATATAATTGGTGGATCCAATGATTCCCCATTATTGCTGAAGGTGTAAGCATACGACTATTTGCTTCTCCTTTGTGCTTAGTTTTTCAAGTGGCGCTGGAAACTACCGTTTCATGTAGAATCTCTATCGATGCTAATTGTTTGATTGTATTAGTATGTAATAATACTACAAAAAGGGTATCCAAACTTACTCATAGAAATTTCATCTCACTGCCCAATGGGCTTACTGATCCATCGAGACTGGGTTAAATGATTTGCAGTGAAAAAGACAGGAATTGTTTGCAGCTGCAGTTTGTTGTAATCATCATGTTTGTTCTAGATCCGATTGCATTATAGTTATGAATGATCATGCTCTATGAGATTGTTGCACTTCTTAAGATTGAAGGCACTGTTGTTATGATTCCTCACCTAGAAATTGAAGCTCTTCACCAACTTCGCATTGCTCAATACCCTTAGGGATGATCAATCTAGCGGGCAAAGCAGTCTAACTCGTTTGCAATATACTTGCAATTGAACAGGTTATTGACGAATGGACAGCTCAAGTGAGAGCAAAGACTGGTAATAGCACCTGCACACTTCTCCATAACATAAAAATATGAGTAACTTTCTTGCAGAAAGAAAGACTGAGATGCTAGCTTATTTCAGGGGACGAGAAAGACATCGGTGAGGATATAAATCAGATGCTTTTCTCGGCATTAGTTCAGAACAACTAAGGTTAGAGTGAAGAGCAACAAGGAGATGAAAGCCCTTTGAGCTAATTTGCATAAGGTACGCATTGAATGATGTATACAGACACTCTGATGAACTTTAGAATGCCATGTTGGCACCTGGTTGACTTGCTCTGTGTAGATCTTAGTTGCCTCTTCCACGACATTGGAACCTTTGTCATGCGCTAGTTCCTAATATAAATCCTTCCAAACCTATTCTCCTACTCCTGTAGGCCACCCATGTGTGATTATGTATCTTTTCTATCGATAATTGCAACATCTTCATGTTTGGATGCATTCAttgcaaattttctttttttctaatttatttgGCTAATTATCTGTTTTATTGATCGTAACCAAAGCTTTTTTAAGTTACTTTTGTGATAGCAGAGAAAGAAAACTGTTATGTCCTTTTATGGGGAGGTGTTGTTATAATatcactgacttagttggaattgcctaagtcgcgcagtACTCTTACGGCAAAGTCAGACTTAGTtggcgttgcctaagtcgtgaaataTCATTACGCTAACTTTTCAAACTTAACTGAGATTGTCTAAGTCATGAGGCGTCTTTGCGATATATGCGTTCGTAAAAGGTTAGCTTAGTtgtaacctcgtacaggtcccgaaagacctataaaacaacaagttgattagtttgaaaatgaGTGGTGaacaagtctcgacgtctcgacgtctcgcgaagagagaagctttataaataatttagcGAGCAATTTAAGTATAAGAGAGGAAAGAGAAAATAAGGACCTTAGAAGACCGAATAAATAGTTATGAGTTTGTAAACAACTGTTTATCGGGTGTTAGGCACGAATACAAGTTTtcgtcaagttaacgtgtgaaTTTGTGAAGAGTGTCCAACGTCTGAATTTGGAAACTTagttcccatcaagttaacaTGCGAACTTGGAAGAACTTTAGGACTTCTTCAACGtggcatatttaaaaaaaaaatattattactttaGTTAAACTGGGATTATTTGTTCTTAATGCTGCAATT
This genomic stretch from Musa acuminata AAA Group cultivar baxijiao chromosome BXJ3-9, Cavendish_Baxijiao_AAA, whole genome shotgun sequence harbors:
- the LOC103997853 gene encoding uncharacterized protein LOC103997853; translation: MAEQRRGNQQQRHHHHPAVDDVMKVLSRASRDLLLVQRQLDQEFQRSYPDDVNPCKIVARIKKIQEDLVSLKELCRELLAEKQDLIDKTRSVLVGQRHSLQMLLASSGLPSMSESDDMAYANLNQVIDEWTAQVRAKTGDEKDIGEDINQMLFSALVQNN